The Chryseolinea soli genome contains a region encoding:
- a CDS encoding AMP-binding protein, whose product MKSIVELVGRAKLYPKKVFAVLHDGEAVTYGNLLATVDKLSVIFQRLNLKQGDKIVLSTNDKRALAEITIAAYRFGLTVILTDPNAKADRIHSIIDQASPVAFFIDHDLVSAWRMEGTNTVEINNIREEKKNVFKSIFSRNTNGSDLQSDRTYPACLKGLENTPPTYPPFIDSSCVAYMMYTSGSTSDPKGVVISHKNLFSHLETLKNVYGMDDKVRILNVLNLYHTDGINQGPLLAFYCGGTWISPFRLDTSRLDLIYDGIYKYEVTHLFVVPTLLAFFEKYHEGFEDSFKTPDFKFAVSVAALLEERLWHSVSSIFKIQVANIYGLTETVTGSVYCGPSADTFKIGTVGKPADCSIKIINEEGQEVKKGEKGELLLKGDHVMVGYFNNPEATNKVLIDGWLYSGDIAREDEGGFIKIVGRKKSMINSGGFRVQPEEIEELLLKLNEVDECKVIGLTDPILTEKMIACIKPKDNVVVDELVIYKFLRENLEPEKVPQDMFVIDSFPRGISGKIQIEELKKIVIKKHAAPIAKSEGVLETIVKNAATIFKVKHTDITEMSSTRTVSGWDSLNHLALITRLEQVFDIKFSTSDAMVMTSIRAIRNVIQKKLQ is encoded by the coding sequence ATGAAAAGTATCGTTGAGTTAGTGGGCCGTGCAAAACTCTATCCTAAAAAAGTGTTTGCCGTGCTGCACGATGGGGAGGCCGTCACCTACGGTAATCTACTTGCTACGGTAGACAAGCTAAGCGTAATTTTTCAGCGACTAAATCTTAAGCAAGGAGATAAGATCGTATTATCGACAAATGACAAAAGAGCGCTTGCCGAAATTACAATTGCTGCATACAGGTTTGGGTTAACTGTCATATTAACGGATCCCAACGCTAAGGCTGACAGGATACATTCCATCATCGACCAAGCTAGTCCCGTTGCATTCTTCATTGACCATGACCTGGTTTCGGCGTGGAGAATGGAGGGAACAAATACCGTTGAGATCAACAATATTCGCGAAGAAAAAAAGAATGTTTTCAAAAGCATCTTTTCACGGAACACGAACGGTAGCGATCTTCAGTCTGATCGCACATATCCAGCTTGTTTGAAAGGCCTCGAAAACACACCACCAACATACCCACCATTCATTGACTCGTCATGTGTTGCATACATGATGTACACGTCCGGATCCACCTCTGATCCCAAAGGTGTGGTGATATCCCATAAGAATTTGTTCTCACACCTGGAAACGCTTAAGAATGTTTATGGAATGGATGACAAAGTCAGGATCCTGAACGTCCTGAATTTATATCATACGGACGGGATCAACCAGGGACCTTTGTTAGCTTTCTATTGCGGAGGTACATGGATAAGTCCGTTTAGGCTGGACACCTCCAGATTGGACCTTATCTACGATGGCATTTACAAATATGAGGTCACACACCTGTTCGTTGTGCCTACGTTACTAGCCTTCTTTGAAAAATATCATGAAGGTTTTGAGGATAGTTTCAAGACACCTGACTTTAAATTCGCTGTCTCTGTAGCAGCATTGTTGGAAGAACGATTATGGCATTCGGTTTCCTCTATATTTAAGATTCAGGTCGCAAACATTTATGGTCTCACCGAAACGGTAACGGGAAGTGTCTATTGCGGACCCAGCGCAGACACCTTTAAGATAGGCACAGTAGGTAAACCCGCCGACTGCAGCATCAAAATCATTAATGAAGAAGGGCAGGAAGTCAAGAAAGGTGAAAAAGGTGAACTTCTATTGAAAGGCGATCACGTGATGGTCGGTTACTTTAATAACCCCGAGGCTACTAACAAGGTGTTGATCGACGGGTGGCTCTATTCCGGAGATATCGCACGTGAAGACGAGGGAGGATTTATTAAAATCGTTGGCCGAAAAAAGAGTATGATCAATTCCGGGGGATTCCGAGTTCAACCAGAAGAAATAGAAGAGCTCCTTCTCAAACTTAACGAAGTAGATGAATGTAAAGTTATTGGGCTAACGGACCCTATCCTGACGGAAAAAATGATCGCGTGTATAAAGCCAAAGGACAATGTCGTAGTAGATGAACTGGTGATCTATAAGTTTTTGCGCGAAAATCTTGAACCCGAAAAAGTACCTCAGGATATGTTTGTCATCGATTCATTTCCTCGTGGAATCAGCGGCAAGATCCAGATAGAGGAATTAAAAAAGATCGTGATTAAAAAACACGCCGCGCCTATTGCAAAAAGCGAAGGAGTTCTGGAAACAATAGTCAAGAATGCCGCAACTATTTTCAAGGTCAAGCACACTGACATCACCGAAATGAGTTCAACACGAACCGTTTCCGGGTGGGATTCGCTGAATCATCTGGCCCTGATAACCCGACTCGAACAAGTATTTGACATCAAGTTTTCAACTTCTGATGCTATGGTGATGACGTCCATACGTGCTATTCGAAATGTCATTCAAAAAAAGCTACAATAG
- a CDS encoding helix-turn-helix domain-containing protein, producing MQQQSNINHIESISQLVRILGGSAPLHPLIALVDYNNVSIEMFPKGQKISLDFYKISFKPTFTGQIKYGQGYYDFEEGGLAFLKPKQIVFSPVDIESYEGIALYFHSDFIRNYPLGKTINQYGFFSYGVSEALFLSAKEKEIIANLFASIANELDNNIDGFSQDVLVSQIELLLNYSNRFYNRQFITRKAINHDIITSLDKLLNNYFEEETSLKNGLPSVKYVSTELKLSQRYLSDMLRSLTGLNTQQYIQNAIIEKAKEKLSTTNLSVSEIAYELGFEHSQSFSKLFKIKTNVSPLEFRQSFN from the coding sequence ATGCAACAACAATCTAACATAAATCACATTGAAAGCATATCGCAACTTGTGCGTATCTTGGGAGGTTCTGCACCATTGCACCCCTTGATCGCATTGGTTGATTATAATAATGTTTCGATTGAGATGTTTCCAAAAGGGCAAAAGATAAGTCTTGATTTTTACAAAATTTCCTTTAAGCCTACATTCACAGGACAAATAAAATACGGACAAGGATATTACGATTTTGAAGAAGGCGGATTAGCATTTTTGAAGCCTAAACAAATCGTTTTTTCACCCGTAGACATAGAAAGCTATGAGGGTATTGCTTTATATTTCCATTCGGACTTTATCCGAAATTATCCATTAGGAAAAACAATAAATCAATATGGCTTTTTCTCTTACGGTGTTTCAGAAGCCCTGTTTTTATCGGCGAAAGAAAAAGAAATTATCGCCAATTTATTTGCTTCAATAGCCAATGAATTAGATAACAATATTGACGGTTTCAGCCAGGATGTTTTGGTGTCGCAAATTGAATTGTTATTGAATTACAGCAATCGTTTTTACAACAGACAATTTATTACGAGGAAAGCGATCAACCACGACATCATAACTTCTTTGGACAAACTTTTAAACAACTATTTTGAAGAAGAAACCAGTTTGAAAAACGGCTTGCCGTCCGTGAAATACGTCAGTACAGAATTAAAGCTATCACAACGCTATCTAAGCGATATGCTGCGTTCTTTGACAGGACTGAACACACAGCAATACATTCAGAACGCAATCATAGAAAAAGCCAAAGAAAAACTATCAACAACAAATCTTTCCGTTTCAGAAATTGCTTACGAATTGGGCTTTGAACATTCACAATCGTTCAGCAAACTTTTCAAGATAAAGACAAATGTTTCGCCTTTGGAGTTCAGACAGTCGTTCAACTAA
- a CDS encoding MBOAT family O-acyltransferase translates to MRLLIEVILFAMPMILLAWTLPKKYVLLSQIIITALFIAYQSPLSFAILGTITFGNYYLLHKAVLRQSIKIVISLGILVLLIVSAKILFTIHDHWIIPLGMSYYIFRNIHYTIESYHGRIQNESLLFYLAYNFFLPVLIIGPINRYPEFIRDWQRRRVNSAYFSLGFQRILYGFSKIMIIGSYILSLKFSTLISNIDESKHWLKVYLETITVVLKAYFQFAGYSDIAIGISLLLGFRVMENFNFPFLASNMQEFWSKYHMSLTSFCRDYIYTPLASYFRKPMLGVIITMIIIALWHEITLPFLIWGSLQAFGIYLAFLFKDTPTSLVSKNLGRVFVFNYFCLSCVIIDYEFVKALNVYKTLFFIN, encoded by the coding sequence ATGAGGCTACTCATTGAAGTCATATTGTTCGCAATGCCCATGATCCTATTGGCATGGACGTTGCCAAAAAAATATGTATTGCTTTCCCAGATCATTATCACTGCACTTTTCATCGCGTATCAATCACCTTTATCTTTTGCCATTCTTGGCACGATCACGTTCGGCAATTACTATTTATTGCACAAAGCGGTTTTGCGACAGTCTATAAAGATTGTGATCAGCTTGGGGATTTTGGTGTTGCTTATTGTGTCAGCCAAAATTCTATTTACCATTCATGACCATTGGATAATCCCCCTTGGGATGTCCTATTACATTTTCCGAAACATCCATTATACAATTGAGAGCTACCATGGCAGGATTCAAAATGAGAGTCTGCTGTTCTACCTCGCTTATAACTTTTTTCTACCTGTGCTGATCATTGGTCCAATCAATCGTTATCCAGAGTTCATAAGGGATTGGCAAAGAAGACGAGTAAACAGTGCATATTTCTCATTGGGCTTTCAGCGCATTTTATATGGCTTTTCGAAGATCATGATTATCGGAAGCTACATCCTCAGCTTAAAATTTTCTACCCTCATTTCCAACATAGACGAAAGCAAACATTGGCTCAAGGTATACCTGGAGACAATCACCGTAGTACTGAAAGCATACTTCCAGTTTGCTGGCTACTCTGACATCGCCATTGGTATTTCACTGTTGCTTGGTTTCCGTGTAATGGAAAACTTCAATTTTCCGTTCCTGGCCAGTAATATGCAGGAGTTTTGGTCAAAATATCACATGTCGCTTACCTCATTTTGCCGCGACTATATTTATACTCCTCTTGCTTCTTACTTCAGGAAACCAATGTTAGGGGTTATTATCACGATGATCATCATCGCGCTATGGCACGAAATCACCTTACCTTTTTTGATCTGGGGATCGTTGCAAGCTTTCGGAATCTATCTGGCGTTCCTTTTTAAGGATACGCCAACTTCATTGGTTAGCAAGAACCTGGGAAGAGTTTTTGTATTCAATTACTTCTGCCTGAGTTGTGTGATCATCGACTATGAATTCGTAAAAGCGCTTAATGTTTATAAAACCTTGTTCTTTATTAACTGA
- a CDS encoding SDR family oxidoreductase, producing MQNIKGKVVAITGASSGMGKAIAIELAKNGAKVVLGARRTERLQQLVEEIKGKGGEATFTKIDVKNKADLVRLVNTAVERYGKLDVIVNNAGVSQLSRIDELDIDGWEEMIDINLKGVLYGMAAAVHVFKQQQSGHIINIISTAGIKIVPMQGVYAGTKNAIRTIAEAFRQESNGNIRITGISPGFVKTDFANNIKNEEIKTTIQKGMEQIAIDPLAIANAVIYAISQPNDVEIGDIVIRPSKQN from the coding sequence ATGCAAAATATTAAAGGAAAAGTAGTTGCTATTACTGGTGCAAGTAGTGGAATGGGTAAAGCCATTGCAATAGAATTAGCAAAAAACGGTGCAAAGGTTGTTTTGGGTGCAAGACGAACAGAACGATTGCAACAACTTGTTGAAGAAATAAAAGGTAAAGGTGGCGAAGCCACTTTTACTAAAATTGATGTGAAGAATAAAGCCGATCTAGTTCGGTTGGTAAATACAGCCGTTGAGCGATACGGAAAATTAGATGTCATTGTAAACAACGCGGGTGTCAGTCAATTAAGCCGTATTGACGAATTGGATATTGACGGTTGGGAAGAAATGATTGACATTAACCTCAAAGGTGTTTTGTATGGGATGGCGGCTGCAGTTCACGTTTTTAAACAACAACAATCGGGACATATCATCAATATCATTTCAACGGCAGGAATAAAGATTGTGCCAATGCAAGGCGTTTATGCAGGAACTAAAAATGCCATTCGCACTATTGCAGAAGCGTTTCGTCAAGAGTCAAACGGAAACATTCGCATTACAGGCATTTCGCCAGGATTTGTGAAAACAGATTTTGCGAACAACATAAAAAACGAAGAAATAAAAACAACTATTCAAAAAGGAATGGAACAAATTGCCATAGATCCCTTAGCCATTGCTAACGCTGTAATTTATGCAATAAGCCAACCTAACGATGTTGAAATTGGCGACATTGTTATTCGTCCGTCAAAACAAAATTGA